A window of Bacillota bacterium genomic DNA:
GTGGTGGGGCCATTGGCAGCCTCCCCCACGATCCTGGCCTTGATATCCTTGGCATTGGCCGCTGTGATCTGGTTTTCCAGGGCCGCCGGGATTAACACCTCACACTCCAGTACCAGCAGTTCCTCATTGGAGACATCCTGGGAACCTGGGAAACCCTTTACACTACCAGTCTCGTTCTTGTACTCCTGGAGCTTGGCCGGGTCCATCCCCGCCGGGTTATAGACGCCTCCCTTGGAGTCGTTGGCCCCTATGATCTTCGCTCCCATGTCTCCCATGAGCCTTGCTGCGATGCTCCCAGCGTTGCCGTAGCCCTGAACCACAGTACGTGCACCCTTCATGTCGATGCCCAGCTTCCGCCCGGCCTCGCGCACCGTTACAACGCAGCCACGGGCCGTGGCCTCATTCCGCCCTGCGGAACCGCCAATGATCAGGGGCTTGCCGGTGATGAGACCAAACTGGTTCTTCATCTTCATCTTTGAGAACTCGTCCACCATCCAGGCCATCACCTGAGGATTGGTGTAGACATCCGGCGCGGGGACATCCATCTCCGGGCCTACTATGGCGGCAATGGCCCTAATGTACGAGCGGCTTAGCCGCTCCAGTTCCTTGACAGAGAGTTCCTTTGGATTACAGGCCA
This region includes:
- a CDS encoding Glu/Leu/Phe/Val dehydrogenase produces the protein MSENINPYEIVKSQVAEAVKALGLEPAVYDLLKQPLRFLEVAVPVEMDDGSVKVFQGYRSQHNDAVGPCKGGIRFHPDVNADEVRALSMWMTFKCAILGLPYGGGKGGVACNPKELSVKELERLSRSYIRAIAAIVGPEMDVPAPDVYTNPQVMAWMVDEFSKMKMKNQFGLITGKPLIIGGSAGRNEATARGCVVTVREAGRKLGIDMKGARTVVQGYGNAGSIAARLMGDMGAKIIGANDSKGGVYNPAGMDPAKLQEYKNETGSVKGFPGSQDVSNEELLVLECEVLIPAALENQITAANAKDIKARIVGEAANGPTTPEADVIMARNGVFVIPDVLANAGGVTVSYFEWVQNLYSFYWTEKEVNERLEQMMVSSFEAVYDMQKKKSVKMRDAAYLVAVNRVAGAMKIRGWLG